In a single window of the Aminomonas paucivorans DSM 12260 genome:
- the wecB gene encoding non-hydrolyzing UDP-N-acetylglucosamine 2-epimerase, translating into MALVKVVSLVGARPQFVKEAMVSRAARRLGAWRHVLVHSGQHYDCNMSDIFFQQLEIPAPDHFLGVGSGSHGKQTGEVLVRFEEILLSERPDAVLVYGDTNTTLAGALGAVKLRIPVAHVEAGLRQEPRDMPEEINRVLTDRASTLLFCCSERGRTVLADEGIRQGVHVVGDVMYDLYRTMVPSLDPDAALRRWGLRRGAFALATLHRDFNVDRPESLEGILRGLCRVQVETGWPVLLPLHPRTRKRVEEFGLQPFLEPLHVTEPLGYLELLSCLQECALVLTDSGGFQKEAYFAGKRAVVLMPDTAWRELVETGWNLLAAPEEGAIWRASLGALDPYPYPQELYGEGRAAESLVAVLAGASFPS; encoded by the coding sequence GTGGCGCTGGTGAAGGTGGTCTCGTTGGTGGGGGCTCGCCCCCAATTCGTGAAGGAGGCCATGGTGAGCCGGGCGGCGCGCCGCCTGGGGGCGTGGCGGCATGTGCTGGTCCACTCGGGGCAGCACTACGACTGCAACATGTCGGACATCTTCTTCCAGCAGTTGGAGATTCCCGCGCCGGACCATTTCCTGGGGGTGGGCTCCGGGTCCCACGGGAAACAGACCGGCGAGGTCCTGGTCCGCTTCGAGGAGATTCTGCTGTCGGAGCGCCCCGATGCGGTGCTGGTCTACGGAGACACCAACACCACCCTTGCGGGGGCCTTGGGGGCGGTGAAGCTCCGAATCCCCGTGGCCCACGTGGAGGCGGGGTTGCGCCAGGAACCACGAGACATGCCCGAGGAGATCAACCGGGTCCTGACGGACCGGGCATCGACCCTCCTCTTCTGCTGTTCCGAGCGGGGACGGACCGTCTTGGCTGACGAGGGCATCCGCCAGGGGGTACACGTGGTGGGGGACGTCATGTACGATCTGTACCGGACCATGGTCCCCTCGTTGGACCCCGACGCTGCCCTGCGGCGGTGGGGGCTGCGACGCGGTGCCTTTGCCCTGGCGACCCTCCATCGGGATTTCAACGTGGACCGTCCGGAGTCCCTGGAGGGCATTCTGCGAGGCCTTTGCCGGGTTCAGGTGGAGACGGGTTGGCCGGTTCTGTTGCCCCTGCACCCCCGCACCCGAAAGCGAGTGGAGGAGTTCGGGCTTCAGCCTTTCTTGGAACCCCTTCATGTCACCGAACCCCTGGGGTATCTGGAGCTTTTGTCCTGCCTCCAGGAGTGTGCCCTGGTCCTGACGGACAGCGGAGGGTTCCAGAAAGAGGCGTACTTTGCCGGGAAGCGGGCGGTGGTTCTGATGCCCGACACGGCATGGAGAGAGCTGGTGGAGACCGGTTGGAACCTTTTGGCCGCCCCCGAAGAAGGGGCCATCTGGAGGGCTTCTCTGGGTGCCCTCGATCCCTACCCTTACCCGCAGGAACTCTACGGGGAGGGAAGGGCGGCGGAATCTCTCGTGGCCGTTTTGGCGGGGGCTTCTTTCCCGTCATGA
- a CDS encoding acyltransferase — MERWVSAEATINPTARLGFGVVVEEDVEIGAGAEIGHHVVIRSGVRIGPGCRIGDQTVLGKRPASAANSAVTQEAPELPPLVLGEGCIVGAGCVLYRGATLGPKVFVGDLVTLREDVTVGDLTILGRGVTVENKVTIGRKVKVETEAYITALSIVGDYCFIAPEVTFTNDNFLGRTEERRKHFGGPTLRRGARIGGNATLLPGVEIGEDALVAAGSVVTRDVPPGVVVAGVPARILRPVPTEQLLEHQVFYDR, encoded by the coding sequence ATGGAACGTTGGGTTTCTGCTGAAGCGACAATCAACCCCACCGCCCGCCTGGGCTTCGGCGTGGTGGTGGAGGAGGACGTGGAGATCGGCGCGGGGGCGGAGATCGGCCACCACGTGGTGATTCGCTCCGGGGTCCGCATCGGCCCGGGGTGTCGCATCGGCGACCAGACCGTTCTGGGCAAGCGGCCCGCCTCGGCGGCCAACAGCGCCGTCACGCAGGAAGCGCCGGAGCTGCCTCCCCTCGTCCTGGGGGAAGGGTGCATCGTGGGGGCGGGGTGTGTCCTCTATCGGGGGGCTACGCTGGGCCCCAAGGTCTTCGTGGGGGACCTGGTCACCCTTCGGGAGGACGTGACCGTGGGAGACCTCACCATCCTGGGCCGGGGCGTCACGGTGGAGAACAAGGTCACCATCGGCAGGAAGGTGAAGGTCGAGACGGAGGCCTACATCACCGCCCTCTCCATCGTGGGGGACTACTGCTTCATCGCCCCGGAGGTGACCTTCACCAACGACAACTTCCTGGGCCGCACGGAGGAGCGCCGGAAGCACTTCGGCGGCCCCACCCTGCGCCGGGGGGCCCGCATCGGGGGCAACGCCACCCTGCTTCCGGGGGTGGAGATCGGGGAGGATGCCCTGGTGGCGGCGGGCAGCGTGGTCACCCGGGACGTGCCCCCGGGGGTGGTGGTGGCGGGGGTCCCCGCCCGGATCCTGCGCCCTGTGCCCACGGAACAGCTTTTGGAACACCAGGTCTTCTACGACCGATGA
- a CDS encoding DUF4276 family protein, with protein MKFILFVEGHTEDKALPAFLKRWLDPKLDFPVGIQTVRFDGWPDLWQSAAKKAKMYLKGSSKDKIIAVISLLDLYGPTIYPVHLTGIDERVAWGKRELENQVKEEKFFHCFAVHEVEAWLLSQPDLFPLGVRNAFPGKIVDPETVNFDEPPAKLLDRLYRQHTKHPYKKVINGRDLFSRLDPDRACEKCPQLQDLLDTMLRLARERGPVPRRQGE; from the coding sequence ATGAAGTTTATTCTGTTTGTTGAAGGGCACACAGAAGACAAGGCGCTTCCCGCGTTTTTGAAGAGATGGCTTGATCCGAAGCTGGACTTTCCCGTCGGCATACAGACCGTTCGTTTTGACGGTTGGCCGGATCTTTGGCAAAGTGCGGCGAAGAAGGCGAAGATGTATTTGAAGGGTTCTTCAAAGGATAAGATCATCGCGGTGATCTCTCTCTTGGATCTTTATGGACCGACGATCTACCCGGTGCACTTGACGGGCATAGACGAGCGAGTTGCCTGGGGGAAACGGGAGTTGGAGAACCAGGTGAAGGAAGAAAAATTCTTTCATTGCTTCGCCGTTCACGAAGTGGAGGCCTGGCTCCTGAGCCAGCCGGACCTTTTCCCTTTAGGTGTCCGTAATGCTTTCCCGGGAAAGATCGTGGATCCGGAAACGGTGAACTTCGACGAACCACCAGCGAAGCTCTTGGATCGTCTCTATCGTCAACATACGAAGCATCCCTACAAAAAGGTCATTAACGGAAGGGACCTTTTCAGCCGGCTGGACCCGGACAGGGCCTGTGAGAAGTGCCCGCAGCTTCAGGATCTGTTGGATACAATGCTTCGGTTGGCGCGGGAGAGGGGGCCCGTTCCCAGGAGGCAGGGTGAATGA
- a CDS encoding AAA family ATPase, translating to MNIEQLDIEGYRSLRNVSWRPGNLNIIIGPNGSGKSNLLRFLELLSLSAQGRLGKHIQSLGGMDPIVWDGEAPSIRCVLKTTTLGDDRAPEQYELEMARLGTSSSYRIGSERLINSFDVRSGLKEQPFVFLDRKGKTAVLFDVEQKRFTTPEDFISEEETLLSLASGPFTHNPRIPPFQRELASIAVYHDILTHRNAPVRGPVVARREDRVDPDGQNLVSVLHTLYTGDREFKRDLHLAMRGAFGDDFEELVFPPASDQRVQMRIRWKTLKREQSTAEMSDGTLRFLLLLAVFANPSPPSVIAIDEPETGLHPSMLPLVAEFAVDAASRSQVVLTTHSTQLLDAFTETKPVTTVSDWKNGETVLRTLNGKELDYWLQEYSLGTLFKSGELEQMS from the coding sequence ATGAACATCGAACAGTTGGATATCGAAGGCTATCGTTCCCTCCGCAATGTGAGCTGGCGGCCCGGGAACCTCAACATCATCATCGGCCCCAACGGAAGCGGCAAGTCCAATCTGCTGCGCTTTCTGGAACTTCTCTCCCTGTCCGCCCAAGGCAGGCTGGGCAAGCACATCCAGTCCCTGGGAGGCATGGACCCGATCGTTTGGGACGGGGAAGCCCCTTCCATCCGGTGTGTCCTGAAGACGACCACTCTAGGGGATGATCGAGCCCCGGAACAATACGAGCTGGAAATGGCCCGGCTGGGAACCAGCAGTTCCTACCGGATCGGAAGCGAACGCCTGATCAATTCTTTCGATGTGCGATCAGGTTTGAAGGAACAGCCCTTTGTTTTCCTTGATCGAAAGGGGAAGACCGCCGTTCTTTTTGACGTAGAACAAAAACGTTTTACCACTCCCGAGGATTTTATTTCGGAGGAGGAGACCCTGCTCTCCCTGGCTTCCGGTCCCTTCACTCATAACCCGCGCATTCCGCCCTTCCAGCGGGAGCTGGCTTCGATAGCCGTTTACCACGACATCCTTACCCATAGAAATGCCCCGGTCCGTGGCCCCGTGGTTGCCCGAAGGGAGGATCGAGTGGATCCGGATGGACAGAACCTCGTCTCGGTGCTTCACACGTTGTACACGGGAGACCGGGAGTTCAAGCGGGATCTCCATCTTGCCATGCGAGGTGCCTTTGGCGACGATTTTGAGGAGCTGGTTTTCCCCCCTGCTTCCGACCAGAGAGTGCAGATGCGGATTCGCTGGAAGACGCTGAAACGAGAACAATCGACGGCGGAGATGTCCGACGGAACGCTTCGCTTTCTCCTCTTGTTGGCGGTCTTTGCAAACCCCTCGCCTCCTTCGGTGATCGCCATCGATGAACCGGAGACGGGACTTCACCCGTCCATGCTGCCTCTTGTGGCGGAGTTTGCGGTGGATGCGGCTTCCCGCTCCCAGGTCGTCCTGACGACCCACTCCACTCAACTGCTGGATGCCTTCACGGAGACGAAGCCTGTCACCACCGTGTCGGATTGGAAGAACGGAGAGACGGTGCTTCGGACCCTGAACGGCAAAGAATTGGACTACTGGTTGCAGGAGTACTCCCTTGGCACCCTCTTCAAGTCCGGGGAACTGGAGCAGATGTCATGA